The following are encoded together in the Vibrio splendidus genome:
- a CDS encoding ABC transporter permease translates to MKEKNYLWNTSSGIIAVLLVLPILAIFTTAVGETDELFSHLMSTVMPTYAYNTVVLVIGTMFLSLVFGIPSAWIMAMCRVPGERVLQWALVLPLAMPGYIVGYIFTDWFDFAGPVQVLLRDLTGWGPGEYWFPDIRTLSGAIIVLSLVLYPYVYLLCRAAFMEQNVSLLQSARLLKCSPWESFRRISLPLVRPSMAVGLSLVAMETIGDFGTVSYFAVNTLTTAVYDTWLGYSSLTAAAKISAIMLVIVILLLSSERYSRRKQKLFQNQFSSREDFRYDLSGWKKWLALFWCWGLVCVAFLFPLGQLMIYAYKYFAQSWTPEFREYAVNSLYVSVVAAIIGVIIAMIVNFNQRVSPSKKNQAYMRIASMGYAVPGTVLAIGVMVPVLFMDHLVNDIAKVMEWGRPGLIFSGSMFALIFAMVVRFSAVAIGSIESSLSKVSPSLDMASKTMGCNTNQMLRRVHLPLIKRGALIAGLLVFIESMKELNAALLLRPFNFETLATYVYNYASDEHLELAAMPAVLLVLVGLIPLIIVNRSLEQKH, encoded by the coding sequence ATGAAAGAAAAGAATTATTTATGGAACACCAGTAGCGGCATTATTGCAGTATTGCTGGTTTTACCGATCTTAGCGATTTTTACGACGGCTGTTGGAGAAACAGATGAGCTATTTTCTCATCTGATGTCCACAGTGATGCCCACCTATGCTTACAATACGGTGGTTTTAGTCATAGGAACCATGTTCCTGTCTTTAGTTTTTGGTATTCCGTCTGCTTGGATTATGGCAATGTGCCGTGTGCCGGGTGAGCGTGTTTTACAGTGGGCACTGGTACTGCCATTAGCTATGCCAGGCTATATTGTCGGGTATATCTTTACCGATTGGTTCGACTTTGCAGGCCCTGTTCAAGTGCTACTGCGAGATCTGACTGGGTGGGGCCCCGGTGAGTATTGGTTCCCGGACATTAGAACGTTATCGGGTGCCATTATTGTTCTGTCCCTCGTTCTTTACCCGTATGTTTACTTGTTGTGCCGCGCGGCATTTATGGAGCAAAACGTCTCCTTATTGCAATCCGCTCGGTTGCTAAAATGCTCACCTTGGGAAAGCTTTCGTCGTATCTCTTTACCGCTTGTTCGTCCTTCTATGGCGGTAGGTCTATCGCTTGTCGCAATGGAAACCATCGGTGACTTTGGTACCGTGAGTTACTTTGCAGTCAACACTTTAACGACAGCGGTTTACGATACCTGGTTAGGTTACTCAAGTTTAACGGCTGCAGCGAAAATATCGGCAATTATGCTGGTTATCGTGATCCTACTGTTGAGTTCAGAGCGCTATAGCCGTCGTAAACAGAAACTGTTCCAGAATCAATTCAGCAGTCGTGAAGACTTTCGCTACGACTTGTCCGGTTGGAAAAAATGGTTGGCACTGTTCTGGTGTTGGGGATTAGTGTGCGTTGCATTCTTGTTTCCTCTCGGTCAGTTGATGATCTATGCCTACAAATACTTTGCGCAAAGCTGGACGCCTGAATTCAGAGAGTATGCGGTTAACAGCCTTTATGTGTCAGTAGTCGCGGCGATTATTGGCGTTATCATTGCGATGATTGTGAACTTTAATCAGCGTGTTAGCCCAAGTAAGAAAAATCAGGCTTACATGCGTATTGCTTCGATGGGCTATGCCGTTCCTGGCACGGTGTTAGCGATTGGCGTGATGGTACCTGTGTTGTTTATGGATCACTTGGTCAATGACATCGCTAAAGTGATGGAGTGGGGACGACCTGGTTTGATCTTCTCTGGTTCCATGTTTGCGCTTATCTTTGCAATGGTCGTGCGTTTTTCTGCAGTGGCGATCGGCAGTATCGAAAGTAGCTTGAGTAAAGTATCTCCTTCATTGGATATGGCTTCTAAAACTATGGGTTGTAATACCAACCAGATGTTACGTCGTGTCCATTTGCCTTTGATTAAACGCGGCGCGTTGATCGCAGGTTTACTGGTGTTTATCGAATCAATGAAAGAGCTAAATGCGGCATTGCTGTTACGTCCTTTCAACTTCGAAACATTGGCGACCTATGTATATAACTATGCCTCAGATGAGCACCTAGAGTTGGCGGCAATGCCTGCTGTATTATTGGTGTTGGTGGGTTTAATTCCTCTGATCATCGTTAACCGTTCTTTGGAGCAGAAACACTAA
- a CDS encoding phosphoglucomutase/phosphomannomutase family protein produces MIKFGTGGWRAFIGEEFTRENVRLVAQALANIINNEGAAKNGFVIGYDRRFLSDKAACWFAEVLAANNIKVSFIDKFVPTPIVMFQAKEMGCIYSACITASHNPADYNGIKIFIEGGRDADEIITEKIEQQISTLTSEDVVRVDFEQALNDKEIEIINPMNAFVDSIINAIDIESIKKANLKVLIDPMFGVAKNALQTVLISARCDVDVINDGKNPDFGGLMPSPNAATLYRLKHLVAAEGYDIGIGTDGDADRLGIIDEKGHFIHPNEVLLLLYYYLLEYKGWKGSVVRNIATTHLLDKVAADHGEKSFEVPVGFKHISSQMEADDSLIGGESSGGLTIRGHIKGKDGVFASSLLVEMISVTGKKLSELLDEIYSKYGYAYTAEGDCKFKPSEKEALYTKIYVEKQLPEFEYEIEKVSYEDGAKVYFKNGGWVIARFSGTEPLLRIFAEMEDKDTAEHVLQKVKDFLSL; encoded by the coding sequence ATGATTAAATTTGGTACAGGTGGCTGGCGCGCGTTTATTGGTGAAGAGTTCACTAGAGAAAACGTACGCTTAGTAGCGCAAGCACTAGCAAACATCATCAACAATGAAGGAGCGGCAAAGAACGGATTTGTGATCGGCTATGACCGCCGCTTCCTTTCAGATAAAGCCGCGTGTTGGTTTGCTGAAGTGTTGGCCGCTAACAATATCAAAGTAAGCTTTATCGACAAATTCGTTCCTACTCCTATCGTGATGTTCCAAGCGAAAGAGATGGGATGTATTTACTCTGCGTGTATTACCGCTTCTCACAACCCAGCGGACTATAACGGCATCAAGATCTTCATTGAAGGTGGCCGTGATGCTGATGAGATCATCACAGAAAAGATCGAACAACAGATTTCGACCCTAACCAGTGAAGATGTCGTCAGAGTCGATTTTGAACAAGCATTAAACGACAAAGAAATTGAGATCATCAATCCGATGAACGCCTTTGTTGACTCAATCATCAATGCTATTGATATCGAATCGATTAAGAAAGCCAACCTAAAAGTCCTGATTGACCCGATGTTTGGTGTGGCGAAAAACGCACTTCAAACCGTTCTAATCAGTGCCCGCTGTGATGTCGACGTAATCAACGATGGTAAGAACCCAGATTTCGGGGGCCTAATGCCATCTCCTAATGCAGCTACGCTCTACCGATTGAAGCATTTGGTAGCAGCAGAAGGCTATGACATTGGTATTGGTACCGATGGCGATGCCGACCGTTTAGGCATCATCGATGAGAAAGGTCACTTCATTCACCCTAACGAAGTGTTACTGCTTCTTTACTACTACTTATTGGAATACAAAGGCTGGAAAGGCTCTGTAGTGCGTAACATCGCCACCACACATCTGCTCGACAAAGTAGCGGCAGATCATGGTGAGAAGAGCTTTGAGGTTCCTGTAGGCTTTAAGCATATCAGCTCTCAAATGGAAGCCGATGATTCACTGATTGGCGGTGAAAGCTCTGGCGGTTTAACTATTCGAGGTCACATCAAAGGTAAGGATGGCGTGTTCGCATCGAGCTTACTGGTTGAGATGATCAGTGTGACAGGTAAGAAACTCTCTGAGCTGCTTGATGAAATCTACTCTAAGTATGGCTATGCGTATACGGCAGAAGGCGATTGCAAGTTTAAACCTTCAGAGAAGGAAGCGCTCTACACCAAGATCTACGTCGAAAAACAACTGCCTGAATTTGAATACGAAATTGAAAAAGTCAGCTATGAAGATGGTGCCAAGGTGTACTTCAAGAATGGCGGCTGGGTGATTGCTCGTTTCTCAGGAACTGAGCCATTGCTACGAATCTTCGCTGAAATGGAAGATAAAGACACTGCAGAACATGTTCTTCAAAAAGTGAAAGACTTCCTCTCTCTATAG
- the glnK gene encoding P-II family nitrogen regulator: MKLINAIVKPFKLDDVREALSDVGIEGMTVSEVKGFGRQKGHTELYRGAEYQVDFLPKVKLEIATQAENVDRVVEAISQAAHTGKIGDGKIFVYDLSQAVRIRTGEMDAEAL, encoded by the coding sequence ATGAAATTAATAAATGCCATTGTTAAGCCATTCAAATTAGACGATGTACGCGAAGCGCTCTCTGATGTGGGTATTGAAGGTATGACAGTTTCTGAAGTGAAAGGTTTTGGTCGTCAGAAGGGACACACTGAATTGTATCGTGGTGCGGAGTACCAAGTGGATTTCTTACCAAAAGTGAAGCTAGAGATTGCTACCCAAGCTGAAAACGTTGACCGAGTTGTTGAAGCGATTAGCCAAGCAGCACATACCGGAAAAATCGGTGATGGCAAAATTTTTGTGTATGACCTAAGCCAAGCCGTACGTATTCGTACTGGTGAAATGGATGCTGAAGCACTTTAA
- a CDS encoding ammonium transporter, which yields MELTTTVMELRYALDTFFFLISGALVMWMAAGFAMLEAGLVRSKNTTEILTKNICLYAIACTTFLVVGYNIMYVDNGEGGWLPSFGTLIGTQGEGADHSLESDFFFQVVFVATAMSVVSGAVAERMKLWSFLIFSVVLTAFIYPMEGYWTWGGGFLSEAGFSDFAGSGIVHMAGASAALAGVLLLGARRGKYGKNGEIYPIPGSNMPLATLGTFILWFGWFGFNGGSQLMVSDFENATAVGQIFLNTNAAAAAGAIAALLVCKTTWGKADLTMILNGALAGLVAITADPLSPSPLFSVAIGSVSGALVVFSIIALDKVKIDDPVGAISVHGVCGFFGLMAVPLSNADATFGAQLLGAAVIFAWVFGASLAVWAVLKATIGIRVTEDEELEGMDMHDCGVGAYPEFVSVK from the coding sequence ATGGAACTTACGACAACAGTAATGGAACTACGTTACGCACTAGACACTTTTTTCTTCCTCATTTCAGGTGCGTTAGTCATGTGGATGGCAGCAGGCTTTGCAATGCTTGAAGCTGGCCTAGTTCGTTCAAAGAACACCACAGAAATTTTAACCAAGAACATCTGTTTATACGCTATTGCTTGTACGACTTTCTTAGTGGTTGGCTACAACATTATGTACGTAGATAACGGTGAAGGTGGTTGGTTACCTTCATTCGGTACTTTAATTGGTACTCAAGGTGAAGGCGCAGACCATTCACTAGAATCTGACTTCTTCTTCCAAGTTGTGTTCGTTGCAACGGCAATGTCGGTCGTTTCGGGCGCAGTGGCTGAGCGTATGAAGCTTTGGTCATTCCTTATCTTCTCTGTGGTTCTAACAGCGTTTATCTACCCAATGGAAGGTTACTGGACTTGGGGTGGTGGCTTCCTATCAGAAGCAGGCTTCAGTGATTTCGCAGGTTCAGGTATCGTGCATATGGCTGGTGCTTCGGCTGCGCTTGCTGGCGTATTGTTACTCGGTGCTCGTCGAGGTAAATACGGTAAAAATGGTGAAATCTACCCAATCCCTGGTTCAAACATGCCGTTAGCAACATTAGGTACGTTCATCTTATGGTTTGGTTGGTTCGGCTTCAACGGCGGTTCTCAGCTAATGGTTTCAGACTTTGAAAACGCGACAGCGGTTGGCCAGATCTTCCTTAACACCAACGCAGCAGCAGCAGCTGGCGCAATCGCAGCATTACTAGTATGTAAAACAACTTGGGGTAAAGCAGACTTAACAATGATTCTTAACGGTGCGTTAGCTGGCCTAGTAGCAATCACTGCAGACCCTCTATCACCATCACCTTTATTTTCTGTAGCGATTGGTTCGGTATCTGGTGCCTTGGTTGTATTCAGCATCATTGCTCTAGATAAAGTGAAGATTGATGATCCAGTGGGTGCTATCTCAGTTCACGGTGTATGTGGCTTCTTCGGTCTAATGGCTGTGCCTCTAAGCAACGCGGATGCAACGTTTGGTGCTCAACTATTGGGTGCAGCAGTAATCTTTGCATGGGTATTCGGAGCTAGCCTAGCGGTATGGGCAGTGCTTAAAGCAACAATTGGTATCCGTGTAACCGAAGATGAAGAACTAGAAGGTATGGACATGCACGATTGTGGTGTTGGCGCTTACCCTGAATTTGTATCAGTAAAGTAA
- the acnB gene encoding bifunctional aconitate hydratase 2/2-methylisocitrate dehydratase, with protein sequence MLEAYRKHVEERAAEGVVPKPLGAEQVAGLVELLKNPPQGEEEIILDLLENRIPPGVDEAAYVKAGFLTAITKGEVTSPLVSKAKAAQLLGTMQGGYNIESLVSLLDDAELAPIAVKALSHTLLMFDAFYDVEEKAKAGNASAQQVLQSWADAEWFTAKDKVAEKITVKVFKVTGETNTDDLSPAPDAWSRPDIPVHAKAMLKMERDGITPDEQGNVGPIKQIEEMQKDGIQLAYVGDVVGTGSSRKSATNSVLWFMGEDIPFVPNKRTGGVCLGGKIAPIFYNTMEDSGALPIELNVQDMNMGDIIDIYPYEGVVHKNGAVISNFELGKVLLDEVRAGGRIPLIIGRGLTGRARDALGLAETDLFAKPIDPLASDKGYTLAQKMVGKACGVEGVRAGQYCEPKMTTVGSQDTTGPMTRDELKDLACLGFSADLVMQSFCHTSAYPKPVDVNTHHTLPDFIMNRAGVSLRPGDGVIHSWLNRMLLPDTVGTGGDSHTRFPLGISFPAGSGLVAFAAATGVMPLDMPESILVRFKGEMQPGITLRDLVHAIPLYGIKQGLLTVEKAGKINEFSGRVLEIEGVEHLSVEQAFELSDASAERSAAGCTVKLSQESIDEYLNSNIVMLKWMIAEGYGDVRTIERRITAMEEWVANPELLSADSDAEYAHVIEIDLADIDQPILCAPNDPDDARLLSDVQGTEIQEVFIGSCMTNIGHFRAAGKMLEEFNGSLNTRLWVAPPTKMDKDQLTEEGYYGIFGRAGVRIETPGCSLCMGNQARVADASTVMSTSTRNFPNRLGNGANVYLASAELSAVGAILGRIPTKEEYLEYAEKINATAADTYRYLNFHKMGQYTEKADTVIFQEPA encoded by the coding sequence GTGCTTGAAGCCTACCGTAAACACGTCGAAGAACGTGCTGCCGAGGGAGTTGTTCCAAAACCACTAGGTGCTGAGCAGGTAGCTGGCCTAGTTGAACTTCTGAAGAATCCACCTCAAGGTGAAGAAGAAATCATTCTTGACCTACTAGAAAACCGCATTCCACCGGGTGTAGATGAAGCTGCTTATGTAAAAGCGGGCTTTCTTACGGCTATCACTAAAGGTGAAGTGACATCTCCACTAGTAAGCAAAGCAAAAGCTGCACAACTGCTTGGTACTATGCAAGGCGGTTACAACATCGAATCTCTAGTATCTCTACTAGATGACGCTGAACTTGCTCCAATCGCTGTTAAAGCCCTGTCTCATACTTTACTTATGTTCGATGCGTTCTACGATGTCGAAGAGAAAGCGAAAGCAGGTAATGCTTCAGCACAACAAGTGCTTCAATCTTGGGCTGATGCTGAATGGTTTACAGCTAAAGACAAAGTAGCGGAAAAAATTACCGTTAAAGTATTTAAAGTCACTGGTGAAACGAACACCGATGACCTATCTCCAGCGCCTGATGCATGGTCACGTCCTGATATCCCAGTACACGCGAAAGCGATGCTGAAAATGGAACGTGATGGCATTACTCCTGACGAACAGGGTAACGTTGGTCCAATCAAACAGATTGAAGAAATGCAAAAAGACGGCATTCAACTGGCTTACGTTGGTGATGTTGTTGGTACAGGTTCTTCACGTAAATCGGCAACGAACTCAGTGCTTTGGTTTATGGGTGAAGATATCCCATTCGTACCAAACAAGCGTACTGGCGGTGTTTGTCTTGGTGGTAAAATTGCACCAATCTTCTACAACACAATGGAAGATTCAGGCGCACTACCCATTGAACTGAACGTACAAGACATGAACATGGGCGATATCATTGATATCTACCCGTACGAAGGTGTTGTTCATAAGAACGGTGCTGTGATTTCAAACTTTGAACTAGGCAAAGTTTTGCTAGACGAAGTTCGTGCTGGTGGCCGTATTCCACTGATCATTGGTCGTGGCCTAACAGGTCGTGCTCGTGATGCTCTAGGCCTAGCTGAAACAGACCTGTTTGCTAAACCAATCGATCCATTAGCTTCTGATAAAGGCTACACGCTAGCTCAGAAGATGGTAGGTAAAGCGTGTGGCGTTGAAGGTGTACGTGCTGGTCAGTACTGTGAACCTAAAATGACGACTGTGGGTTCTCAAGATACTACGGGTCCTATGACTCGTGATGAACTTAAAGATCTGGCGTGTCTTGGTTTCTCAGCAGACCTTGTAATGCAGTCTTTCTGTCACACATCTGCATACCCTAAACCGGTTGATGTAAACACTCACCATACGCTACCTGATTTCATCATGAACCGTGCGGGTGTTTCACTTCGTCCGGGTGATGGTGTTATCCACTCATGGTTAAACCGTATGCTTCTTCCTGATACTGTAGGTACAGGTGGTGACTCGCATACTCGTTTCCCTCTTGGTATTTCATTCCCTGCGGGTTCTGGCTTGGTCGCATTTGCGGCGGCAACAGGCGTTATGCCTCTTGATATGCCTGAATCTATCTTGGTTCGCTTTAAAGGTGAAATGCAACCGGGTATCACGTTACGTGACCTAGTACATGCCATTCCACTTTACGGTATCAAGCAAGGTCTACTAACTGTTGAGAAAGCAGGTAAGATCAACGAATTCTCTGGTCGTGTACTAGAAATTGAAGGTGTTGAACACCTGTCTGTAGAGCAAGCATTTGAGCTTTCTGATGCATCTGCTGAGCGTTCAGCTGCAGGTTGTACTGTTAAGCTGTCTCAAGAGTCTATCGATGAGTACCTGAACTCGAATATCGTTATGCTTAAGTGGATGATTGCTGAAGGTTACGGTGATGTTCGTACGATTGAGCGTCGTATTACGGCAATGGAAGAGTGGGTAGCGAATCCTGAGTTGCTATCTGCTGATTCAGATGCGGAATACGCACATGTTATCGAGATTGATCTTGCTGATATTGACCAACCAATCCTATGTGCGCCAAACGATCCAGATGATGCTCGTCTTCTTTCTGATGTTCAAGGGACAGAGATTCAAGAAGTGTTCATCGGTTCTTGTATGACCAACATTGGTCACTTCCGCGCTGCAGGTAAGATGTTAGAAGAGTTTAACGGCTCACTAAATACTCGCCTATGGGTTGCTCCGCCAACGAAGATGGATAAAGACCAACTGACAGAAGAAGGCTACTACGGCATCTTCGGTCGTGCTGGGGTACGTATCGAAACTCCTGGCTGTTCACTATGTATGGGTAACCAAGCTCGTGTTGCTGATGCTTCGACGGTTATGTCGACGTCAACACGTAACTTCCCGAACCGTTTGGGTAATGGTGCGAACGTTTACCTAGCTTCTGCTGAGCTTTCTGCTGTTGGTGCGATTCTTGGTCGTATCCCAACGAAAGAAGAGTACCTAGAGTACGCTGAGAAGATCAATGCAACCGCTGCTGATACATACCGTTACCTGAACTTCCATAAAATGGGTCAGTACACGGAAAAAGCAGATACCGTTATCTTCCAAGAGCCAGCTTAG
- a CDS encoding Fe(3+) ABC transporter substrate-binding protein, which translates to MKKLLTLSALACSVIAPTAMAAEEVNVYSYRQPFLVEPMFKEFTKETGIKVNVKFAKKGLAEKLAQEGEYSPADVVLTVDISRLSELTKQGLVQSVESDVLEKNIPAQYQDTANEWFALTTRTRSVYSSRDRVGRLGEEFTYEDLTKPEFKGKICTRSGKHPYNVSLVSSMIAHKGEAETKEWLEGVKANLARKPQGNDRAQVKAIKEGLCDVALGNSYYLGKMVNDKEQKAWADSVYINFPNQETTGTHVNISGMAMAKYSPNEENAVKLMEFLSGNTAQSMYAEVNYEYPVKADVKPSELVASWGEFKADTISLDQIADHHAAAIKLLDEVKFDL; encoded by the coding sequence ATGAAAAAACTGCTAACACTTTCAGCTCTAGCGTGTAGTGTGATTGCCCCGACAGCAATGGCTGCGGAAGAAGTGAACGTATACTCTTACCGTCAACCTTTCCTAGTTGAGCCTATGTTCAAGGAATTCACTAAAGAGACTGGCATTAAAGTAAACGTTAAGTTTGCTAAAAAAGGTTTAGCAGAGAAGTTAGCGCAAGAGGGTGAATACAGCCCAGCTGACGTTGTATTAACTGTCGATATCAGTCGTTTATCTGAACTAACTAAACAAGGTCTAGTTCAGTCTGTTGAAAGTGATGTACTTGAAAAGAACATCCCTGCTCAGTACCAAGATACTGCTAACGAGTGGTTTGCTCTAACAACTCGTACGCGTAGCGTTTATTCTTCACGTGACCGTGTTGGTCGTCTAGGCGAAGAGTTCACTTACGAAGATCTAACTAAGCCTGAATTTAAAGGCAAAATCTGTACTCGTAGCGGTAAGCACCCATACAATGTTTCTCTAGTATCTTCGATGATCGCTCACAAAGGTGAAGCTGAAACGAAAGAGTGGCTAGAAGGCGTAAAAGCAAACCTAGCACGTAAGCCTCAAGGTAACGATCGCGCACAAGTTAAAGCGATTAAAGAAGGTCTATGTGATGTTGCTCTTGGCAACAGCTACTACCTAGGTAAGATGGTTAACGATAAAGAGCAAAAAGCTTGGGCTGACTCTGTTTACATTAACTTCCCTAACCAAGAGACAACAGGTACTCACGTGAATATCTCTGGTATGGCAATGGCTAAATACTCTCCAAATGAAGAGAATGCCGTTAAGCTAATGGAATTCCTATCTGGTAACACAGCGCAAAGCATGTACGCAGAAGTAAACTACGAATACCCAGTGAAAGCAGACGTTAAACCTTCTGAGCTTGTTGCTTCATGGGGTGAATTCAAAGCTGATACAATTTCTCTAGACCAGATCGCTGACCACCACGCAGCAGCAATCAAGTTATTAGATGAAGTTAAGTTCGATCTTTAA
- a CDS encoding ABC transporter ATP-binding protein, protein MSCALSIKDLTCKYESQTILESLSLEVEHGEIVCLLGASGCGKTTLLKAVAGLLPLSSGIMSLNCQTIDDGDNWLPPEQRNIGMIFQDYALFPHLTVNQNVGFGLKDLSDQQKKEKVQEMLELVHLDEFGDRYPHQLSGGQQQRVAIARSLAYKPDLLLLDEPFSNIDTQVRHELISQIRKIFKKQGVTAIFVTHSREEAFAFADKMAVMNHGVIEQYGSASELYFHPSSKFVADFLGGGSYLNAQRISELEFETSLGVVEAKPQTEIEFGSACELLLRPQHIQASYEQDSAISVLEQQFMGDHCRYVIEAHGQKLLATSSEALEVGMPVNVKVDTKGVLAF, encoded by the coding sequence ATGAGTTGTGCATTATCAATTAAAGATCTGACTTGCAAATATGAGTCGCAAACCATCTTGGAATCGCTCTCGTTAGAAGTTGAGCATGGTGAAATTGTTTGTCTTCTTGGTGCCAGTGGCTGCGGAAAAACAACTTTGCTTAAGGCGGTTGCAGGGCTGCTTCCATTAAGTAGCGGAATCATGAGCTTGAACTGTCAAACCATTGATGATGGTGATAATTGGTTGCCACCAGAGCAACGAAACATCGGTATGATTTTCCAAGATTACGCCCTGTTTCCGCACCTGACGGTAAACCAGAATGTTGGTTTTGGCCTTAAAGATCTCTCTGATCAGCAAAAGAAAGAGAAAGTCCAAGAGATGTTGGAGCTGGTTCATTTAGATGAATTCGGTGACCGATACCCACATCAACTTTCTGGTGGTCAACAGCAGCGCGTAGCGATTGCTCGTTCTTTAGCATACAAGCCAGATTTATTGTTATTGGATGAACCTTTCTCAAATATCGATACTCAGGTTCGCCATGAGTTGATCTCTCAGATTCGTAAAATATTTAAGAAGCAGGGTGTGACGGCTATTTTTGTGACTCACAGTCGTGAAGAGGCGTTCGCGTTTGCAGACAAGATGGCAGTAATGAACCATGGTGTGATTGAACAGTATGGTTCGGCATCGGAGCTTTATTTCCACCCTTCGAGTAAGTTTGTTGCAGACTTTTTGGGCGGCGGCAGTTACCTCAATGCACAGCGTATTTCAGAGCTGGAGTTTGAAACCAGCTTAGGTGTGGTTGAAGCTAAACCACAAACGGAGATTGAATTTGGCAGTGCGTGTGAGCTTCTTTTAAGACCACAGCATATCCAAGCTAGTTACGAACAAGACAGTGCTATTTCAGTGCTAGAACAGCAATTTATGGGCGACCACTGTCGTTATGTTATTGAAGCACATGGTCAAAAGCTATTGGCAACCTCGTCAGAAGCGCTTGAAGTTGGTATGCCGGTCAACGTAAAAGTGGATACCAAAGGCGTATTGGCTTTCTAA
- a CDS encoding YacL family protein, with translation MEFEFTRNTLMGEYYVKCSMGHEIVGRWLQEEIGKDKQKLDHVMALIEQSRQDLSNEVTLLGKEISLAINEDDVTIQENVLAHEQEMEEGSEFDFYNCESQASCGIDDFERLIERWMDFLGY, from the coding sequence ATGGAATTTGAATTTACACGAAACACTTTAATGGGCGAGTACTATGTAAAGTGCAGCATGGGTCATGAAATTGTTGGCCGCTGGCTTCAAGAAGAGATTGGGAAAGATAAGCAGAAACTGGATCACGTGATGGCGTTGATTGAACAATCTCGACAGGATCTGAGTAATGAAGTGACGCTGCTTGGCAAAGAGATCAGCCTTGCTATCAATGAAGATGACGTAACGATTCAGGAAAACGTGTTAGCGCATGAGCAAGAGATGGAAGAGGGCAGTGAATTCGACTTCTATAACTGTGAAAGCCAAGCAAGCTGTGGAATCGATGATTTCGAGCGGCTTATCGAACGCTGGATGGACTTTTTAGGCTATTAA